In the genome of Dromiciops gliroides isolate mDroGli1 chromosome 1, mDroGli1.pri, whole genome shotgun sequence, the window CTACATTCTTCTCCTAGATAGATTCTTCTCTTCCCTGAGTTTTCATGATACTATTCTCTTTTGGTTATTCTAGATGTATGgatattctttttaaatcaatattgTTGGGttactctctatatctctcttctTAAATGTTGGTGTACCTAAGGCTTTTACATGGAATCTCTTATTTACTTTCTAAATGTTTCCTCTGTGTGATCTCATAAACTCAAAAAGATTGTTATCATTTATATTGAGATTACTTCCTTTTATACATAcctgtgtagatagatagatagatagatagatagatagatagatagatagatagatagatagatagatagatagatagataaagccTTAGTCTCACTATTGAACTAAACATCTTCATCTGGATGTATCACAAGTATCTCAAACATCAAATTTCCAAAGCAGGAGTTATCACCTTATCCCCTAACTCCTCCTTCAAACTGCCATATTTCTAAGAAAGAactgtcaggcagctaggtggcacagtagataaagcactggccctgaattcaggaggacctgagttcaaatccagcctcagacacttgacacttactagctgtgtgaccctgggcaagtcacttaacccccattgcctgcccctcccccaaaacagaaCTATCATCCTTCTATTTATCTTGGTTGCCAAATTcaactctttcttctctttcactcCTCAAATCCAATCTTTTGTCAAGACTTGTCTTTTCAGCTTCTACATCTCCCACAattatccccttctcctcattCACAGAGGCAAAACACCAATTAATACCcactttacttttctctttggcTATTGAAACAGCCTCCTAACAAAATGCCAACCTTCCAGATTCTTCTCCCTTTAATTGACCCTCTGCACAATGGCCAAAAGAGCAAAGCCAAAACATATCTGAGCATACCAGTCTACCAATAAAGATGTTTCAGTGGctacctattgcctctaggataagtTAAAAACTTCTTAATATAGCATTTATTTGCCCTTACAATCTGGCAATAGCTTGCATTTCCAGATTTATTGAACATTACCCCTTACCATGACCCCTATTTTCAAGTCTATTTGACTTACTTCTTGTCACCTGAATTCAACATTTCATCCCCTACCTCTGACCTTGTATAGGTTATTCAGGTTACctagaatgcattccttcctcctAGAAAACTGAGAGTTCTTCTGGGCATATCCTATTGAAAGATTTTACTGATTCACTTGTCATTGCTTTCTCCCATCCCCCCAAattatcatataattatataacaattTGCATATCAAATTCTTCTAATAGAAgataagctccttggggacagggatAATTTTTTCATTATGTCCTTGCATGcccatttattattttgtgtatCTAGCTACTATTTTATCCCGTAGATCCATACCTGCATTGTAAATTATATAGGAAATCTGCCATTCAATTTGGGAGTCTAGTATAACCCTAAGTGCTAGATAATTGATACACATGAAAGAGCCTTGACAATATACAAAGTACATTAAACAATGTAGACTGAAGAgagcaaaattaaaataatcatatagaaacaaaattaaaataatcatacagacagaaaatcaaaagaatcatagacatacatatatgcatattatatatacatcaacaacatatatgtatatacatgtatatatatagatgacTGCTATTCAATTAAAGATAACAATAACAGTGACAAAATCATGCTATAAAATTGATATACATATTTTGATCACCAGATAATTGGTAAATAACAGAAGTGACAGAGATGTATAATTATTAATAGTTTTTAAGGTATTTGTTTGTTGTAACTTATTTGTACTTTTATCTGCTattattcattttccttcatgttatgtgtgtatgtatatatatatgtgtgtgtgtgtgtatatataaatgtgttttaGATTCTCTTTGTAAGAGTCATTCATCcttctaattttatatttcttgttgtttATATTATCTCTTATCTCTGGTTCATCTACTTATAAACTTggtttcaggattttttttcttagtcttttGGTCTTTCAACTTCTCTCATATTTCTCATAATTGACTGTTGAAATTCTGCTTACTCTTTCATTTCTCCATCTCCTACCACTGTACAATTCCTGGGGGTATGCTGCTGGGCAACCTCAGCATTCTCAACACTGGGGGATATGAGGGTTGGGTCAGAATCAGTTCCCTGTCTTGAGTAATTTCCAGAGGGTACTAAATTGGGTCAAACAAGATTGCCAGTTTCTCTTCTCTCAGGCCTACACTATGATGCTTCCCACTAATCTATAAAGATAAACAGTCTTCAGCTTCCTTCCTTATGGTTTCTTCCACCTTATTGCATCTAATGATCTCCCTTTCCTTTGAATGGCTTGGCAGAATCAGTATTTGAGATGAGATGAAGAATAAAGGATCATTTTACAGAGTTCCTTATAGCTGTATCCTGAGTCACAAACTTGGAAACTTATTTGTCTTGACTGCTATGAGTGTGTAGAGTCAGTTATGTCTGAGGACTGAATCAgtgtttaaaatattaaagtattaAAGTCATCTGCTGTTAGTTCATTAGATTTTTACCTCCAATGATAATGGTCTTCTCCTGTGGATTCAGTAGTCACTAAATATTGGATCTATAACTTCTGTTTTGAAATTTGTTGGGAGCTGAAGAAGTTTCTAGAATATAGCTACTTTGTCATCTTCCTATTCACATGTCGTTCATATTACAGGAATacttttatcattctctttatttATACTGTTATTCATATATTCAAACACTAATACTTAATGTAAGTCATAGAAAAATGATactgaaaatgtaaaaataattatttcaaactATGAATTTGATTATGAATATATCACTATTATTCCATGTTATAAATCATTTTGAATGCTATGAACTCTGTCCTTCCCTAAATCCTGCAGGTGACATAGATCAAATGACATGGAAAAGGGAAATTTCACAGCAGTTACAGAATTTTTTCTGGTTGGGCTTTCTCATTACCCAGGCCTCCAGTTATCACTTTATGTGCTCTGCCTGGTGATGTACTTGGTGATCCTGTTGGGAAACAGCATTCTCATTATCATCAGCATCCTAGATCCCCGCCTTCACACCCCTATGTATTTTTTCCTTGGGAATCTCTCCTTCCTGGATATCTGCTACACCTCCTCCTCTATCCCTCAAATGCTGATAAATTTTATGTCTGAAAGAAAATCCATTTCCTTCATTGGATGTGCCCTGCAGATGGTTATTTCTCTTGGATTGGGATGTACAGAGTGCATTCTCCTTGCAGTGATGGCCTATGACAGGTATGTTGCCATCTGTAATCCCCTCAGATACACCATCATCATGAACAAGGGACTCTGTGTTCAGATGGCTGCTTGGACCTGGATTATAGGGTGTCTGAACTCTTTGGCACAAACTGTGCTTGCTATGATGATGCCTTTCTGTGGGAACATAATAGATCACCTTACCTGTGAAATCCTGGCCCTTCTCAAGCTTATCTGTGGAGACATCTCCATTAATGTATTTATCATTACAGTGGGAAGTATTGTTTTCTTAGTAATTCCTCTGCTACTCATTTTATTCTCCTATATCTTCATCCTTTCCACCATCCTGAGGATCAACTCTagtgaggggaggaagaaagccTTTTCCACCTGCTCAGCCCACCTGACAGTGGTGATCTTATTTTATGGCTCGGCTCTTTTCATGTACATGAAGCCCAAATCCAAGGACACTAAGACTTCTGATGAGCTCATAGGACTGTCCTATGGGATAGTGACTCCAATGCTCAATCCCATTATCTACAGCCTGAGGAACAAAGAGGTGAAAGGAGCTATCGAAAAGGTCCTAATCAGAAACTTGTATTTGAAAAGAATGTGAAATATTCTTGAAATTATAAAATAGACTAGTatcagggtttgttttgtttcttggacACTGTCCTTGGTATGCAAAGATAACATTGTTCTATTTATTATTAAGTGTATCAGTGTGGCTGCAAAATGTAATGTGTGATCTTCCTCCTTTCCACACAGGATAAATGTGAACCATATTTGAGACACAATTCCTCTCCACAGAGTTTGTTACTGTATATCCTTTGCAGCTCTGCCTCTGGTCTCATTGGGGTTTACAAtatatttgattaaaataaatcacacacacacgcacacgcacacatacacatagctCTCATGTGCTGAAAGATGTGATGGAAAATGATTTCTAATCACCTAATTCCAGATTCAGTAGAATTAACAAAGTGGGCCAAATACCTGAGCTTTCTGGATAATGATagaaatgatatttatatagtccTATGTTCTATATACATTTAGTAAGCAATCACAATATATAATGCACTGAGATTGGTGGGGTAGATATAAGGATTAAAAAGACTTGGGCCCTTCACAGAGCTCACAGTAAAGTACAAATCAGAATCATGGGATCTCAGAAGTCTTATAGACCAAATCAAGCTTCTTAGGAGTGTCCTGGAGTTATTTCTGACTCTGCTATTTGGGGTGAAAAAAATCATGTCTAATACTTTATTCACAGTATAATTCTTCATGCATTTAAAGATATCTATTCTGGGTcctataaataatattttcttccaGCATAATGTCCTCATTTCTTTCTGCAATGAGAATCTGGCTATGAGCCCAGTCCCAGTGAAGATGTATAGCATCACTTGACTGATACAATTTCCATGTAGACTGGGAGCAGGCACAGACAATGTACTCCTGTTTCAGGTTGGCTTGCAATGGAATGAAGATGATTAGCTGCATAACTGGAACTGTAGGGAAAGGTGGCATTCAAAAGACACCAGTCAGGCAGAATGAGCTCTCTTTCAGGGTTCTTCTTCCTGGCAGGTGGCATTCTGGTGAGACAGaagataaaatgctctaaatggaGAGACCTGGTGATGTGGAACCTTGAATGCAGCCTGTGAATATGAGCCTCAGTTCTTTCCTTTggcatttgttctttcattttaggtAAAGGAGATGGGAGGATATAACCATTTGAATTTTGAAAGAGAGTGAGCAAAAGAAATTCCAGATATAGAGTCAGAGCTGTAACCAGTGTATCCAGCTTGGAATTCCCAAGGAGTAAGGATTGATCTTCAGAACCCAGAACAGTGATAGTTGAGCCAGTAGCTTATGGAGCAGCAATGGTgcatttaaatattaatttggtaggacaaatgaaatataaaaactgTATTAAGTctgagcccactttccccagtGTCTGAGATAGTAAAAGGGGCAAAGCACCTCTGAAGTCTAGGCAGGGAGAAGATTGTAGTGGTAACATTTATGTTACTCTTTTTGCTATATTTTTCAAGTAAATAACATTTTGTAAAAGCTCATCAGTGTTCATTGTTTAAATGACACTATCACACCATCTGTTGAAGGTAGAAAAAGACTACCAGAATTGTATTGAATTGATAGAATTTGGTTTGAATTAATAGAATTTAAAGAGACACCTCCAACCTACTAGAACtccgagagagagacagagagatagctGGCCTCCTTCTTGGAGAATAAGGCTGAGACACTAGCTACCTCAATCAATTCTCATATGGGATGATCTTAAGGTCTAACATCTGAGTCTCCTTTCCCTGGAAACTCACACTTAACAATATTCCACCTAAAATACATTGTTCATATATTAATACAGAGGGGGACGTTGTGTTACTATCACATTCTAGTCCTAGTCACCATATTTCTTTAACTTTACCTTAAGGTGAATTGTGAGAAGTTGGTAGTGCATCTTCATGATCACAATTTagattgtgtaatttaaaattctaaatgtggattctgatCTGTCCCTCCAGTTTGGGGGggtaaactgactaaaatcactgataaatgagtttaggttttttaagggtttattgaaagatagtaaaagaaagattgagaacagatttcctataacctggcaatcctaacctacctaagctcccacttctgaagtcctctgccaccatgcaGATCCCTCGCACCAAAAAAAGCCTGAGCTCTCTCAtcagcatctgcttcctccttcctgttcccctcccaggaatgggaggttcttcaagctgattggctagtgtcattttttagcttctgagaacaattactttcttaagtacccttaagtaccagccagggaagtaagccagtaatccagtcagcagtcagtcaccttatccaattcaatcagtttaaaccagtctccaggtgggcccctgagtatctgctaaatctcatctatcacattccattatcttgacacaagtGTAAGCCCCTAAAAATGCACTAGGAAGACAGTGATAAGAAAAACTAAAGAGAAACAGCTATGAGGTCCTCTGTTTAGTCTATGACTGCACAAAgactatgaagaaactgagtggaGATGGGCGAAGGTAGGTTGAAGGTGATATAAGCAAGCAACATAGATCCAGAGTAGGCAATAAGGCCAGACTAGCACCTAGCCTATGGGACAACTGAACCAAATCAtatcagtacttagcacagggcttgcTCTGGAGCCTCAGCAGGACACAGGATAAGATTAACAAACAATACAAGACCAGCTGTGCCTCAGACATGAGAGGGGATAGGACCAGACCAGAAGCAAGCACAGGGCCCAGAAATCCTAGGCCCTACTTAGGCATGAGACAGCGCTTTCCCTACTAGCACCCAGGACAGGGCACAGCCCAAATCTCACAAGCTCTGTCATTCTGCATATCAGGTTTTCCTCCAATTTAACACCATTGGTAAATATAATAAACATGGAAGGCACTTATAAAACTGTTAAAGGTAACAAGGCTAAATTAGTGTTGGGAGGCAATCCAGTAGATCTGCCCTACAGCTTAGTAACAACTGTTAGTCATTATGTCCAGTCTTTCAAGCATCAGTTCTGTAACATCTGCCTGTATTGTCCTTCAGCCCATATCTCTCTATTTTGTCCAAAAGAAAACTGTAGGTCGATCTCATCCATAAGttgtcattttgttatttttcaattgtgtatgactcttagtgaccccatttggggttttcttagcaaaaatactgcagtggtttgccattttctgctccaactcagtttat includes:
- the LOC122733175 gene encoding olfactory receptor 13D1-like encodes the protein MEKGNFTAVTEFFLVGLSHYPGLQLSLYVLCLVMYLVILLGNSILIIISILDPRLHTPMYFFLGNLSFLDICYTSSSIPQMLINFMSERKSISFIGCALQMVISLGLGCTECILLAVMAYDRYVAICNPLRYTIIMNKGLCVQMAAWTWIIGCLNSLAQTVLAMMMPFCGNIIDHLTCEILALLKLICGDISINVFIITVGSIVFLVIPLLLILFSYIFILSTILRINSSEGRKKAFSTCSAHLTVVILFYGSALFMYMKPKSKDTKTSDELIGLSYGIVTPMLNPIIYSLRNKEVKGAIEKVLIRNLYLKRM